AAAGAGTGTCAAAGACAGCCACATTATTGACCGTAGCTCGTCGGAAAGTGATACGTCCGATCCACTTAGAGCATATATATGCCCTCGCGTTGTATCAATTCAGCGGAATGAATAATTAGCGGAGAAAAATTCTCAGAAGTCATGTAATCGTTGAAAACATATACTTCTTGGTCTTCCTCGTACGCAGCAGTTTCTTTGATAGCCGATTATCAAGTCTATTCCCCTACTTTCGTTTTTACCGTTCTAAAAAAACTCTGAACACTTTCATTCATTTCACTAAACTGTTAGCGTTTCAAAGCCTACCTCTGGAAAGAAAATAGCAAAGTCTGTTCACAGCTTTTACTCGAGAGACATGAGGTCACACATGAGACCACAATCTCACATGTCTGAAGATAAAAATGCTGACTGTTCCTCGTATTTCTATATCCATAAATTCAGAACAGAATTCAAAGATCACAACACGTCATAGGTCacgttttaataaaacaagaaGTGAAAATTACATCGCGCACAGGTTAACACTTGCTCCAGTCTGCAAAGAATTTGGCAGAAGAGTAACCGCGATAACCCCACGAACAATAGTCCACTATACAAGTTTGTTGTTGTTATCAGAGCATGCTGAATAAATAACAACATGTTTGTATCGTAACGTATTTCATACGAAGAGATATCGAATGTTCGAGGTCGCACTATCGGTATGCATCGTATTATCTGCggtttcgtttttcttttttcaggTTACTAGGTGTCAAGATCTCAGTTACATAATGACTATCTGTACgtatagtttcaaatttttaactcgaCTTTATAGTGAACCTGTGGGACTTCATAAGAAATATCATTAGTAATATTTCTAAAACTCAGTTTTACCCTTGTCATTATACATGATAGCtttgttatttcaaaatttatgcatGTATTAAGTAAACTTATATTGCATTCtttttgttaacattttttgTATCAAGTCTTCTGGTCCTTCTATTTTATCAGATCTTCTTTTTGTCCTAATGTCATAATTAAATGTCCTTGTATTTAAgcatcaaatttttgtattctgcCCTAATTTCAAAGATTATTACAGCTACACCATTTATTAAGAACGCACCAACATCCAGGCGTGACCACCAGAATCGACAAAACATGCTTCACATTGAAGATAAGATAAACTGTTTCGAGTACAGACGCTACGGGGAAAGAAAGACCCAAACCTGCCGTGACTGTCAAATCGACCCCAAGCCATCGCTACTCCTGCGAGGGACCTACTACGAACGCTGCGAAAGGGAAATTCGAGAGATCGAAAAACGCATCAAATTTGGAATCACGCCAATCTCTAGAAGTACATTTCTACAAAACCTGAAAATCCGTTTTTATTTCCAAATAAACTTTCAGGTTGACCGTACGAGGAAAACGACAAGCATCGACACAAACAGAATCAGTTAAAACTGGAGGCAGCGATACACGAAAAATATTTGACGAACTCGTGCAACATGGAAATGAAGGAAAAGTgtgattcaaaaattgaatcGCGAATTCCTTGTGCGGATCTTTATAAAGAGATCAAAAAAATGGACTGTCATTTGAATCAGCTTCGTTTGAAGTGCCCGATTCACGATTCATCCTTGTGATCGATAAACAGGAAAGTAAGTGCAAGTGAACTTGAAGAAAAGacgaaattatcaaaaataatatttacaaattttatagataCACGTTACGCGCTATATAAACTAGAATTAAAACAAGTAGATCTTTGGTGTCACACAAGAGGAACCGATAAAATTTTCTGGCCATTTTCCTTCTCGAGTTTGCAGGGTCGATAAAACGTCTATCGCCTGGAGATCGTTGCACACGCTGGCTTCTGCAAGGACTTGACCTTCTGCAGGTTCTCTCCTTCGCACTGCTCTTTGGTGAGCGTGTAACTGGCGATGAACTCCTCGGGTTTCGTCAGCGGACAATTACCAGGACTCATGAAATCATTTTCTGAATTGCCGTCGTAATTGCCGCAGAGTCCTCGAAGGGAGTAGCTGAACATCTCAGGTTCCTGTGAATGTAAATATACGGTAAATGTTATGCTTAGTTATGACGTCGGCGAAATAAAGGAATATTTACCTCGATCATAAGGCGTTTTCCATCGTAAGTGAGTGTCACATCGTACTCCTCCGATACTACTGAAATGTAGTGACTTCCACGTTGGAATATCTCGAAGACGACATCGTCATCCTGTCGCACTTGGTGAGTAACTGTGCCAGCAACTGGGACCTTCTGACCATTCACCAGTACCTCGGGTAGCTCGATGCCGGGCAGAAGCTGAATCTCGTTTTGGCCGAGTATGACCTTCACCTCCTTCTGTCCGTTGATCTCTCGGGCTAGGATGCTCACGCTTTCGTCTTCCGACATCGCGAGCTTCTCGCTGGGCTTCCTGGGATTCAGTTTGGGATATGTAGTCATCAGAACCTGCCAACAGCTGCTCAACTTCAGGGGAAATTCTTTGCCGTCGAAAGTCTCGGCTCTGTTGAGATCCATCACGCAGGTTGCTGAAAAGACATTATGATAAACATCACATGtccttaaatctttaaataattttgtacccaaatcaaatctttagatcccaaaatttatCTCCAAATGTACAGACCCCAAAACTTTAGATAAAAAGTAtatttctctaaatttttaaaatccattTCTTCACATAATACATTCGCAATACTTACACACATCGTCGTCCATCAACCAGCTGTTGTCGACTTCATCCTCCTCTTCCTCGGAGCTATCTTCAAAATAATCCAAATTGACATCATTCATCTTCATGTTCATGTTCATCGACTGCACACTGAAGTTAGCAGACTTCATATTCTTCGAAATCTTCGCTTTCAGGGTGAGCTTGCCTTCGTCCATATCTTCAGGCTGCGAATCGATTACGGTACCATCCACAATGCGGAAAGATATCAAATCCGAAAAGAGGTTTTCGATATTCCTATGTGTTCTTCGGCAACCGGTTTGCAAGGAGATTTGTAATTCGTCCACCTGCAGAGCCTTGTCTCCGGCCTTCTGGCACGCCCGGAGGAGTTTGTTCCCTTGCTCCATCTGCTTCTTGCATTCCTTCACTACACTGATATCGTTGATATCTTCCTTCAGCTCGTTGCTTCGAGTACCTGTGCCTATGATGTTCAGGCGTTTATCCTCGGGACAATTCTCCCCGTGTCGAATGTCTACGTCAAATTCGACCTTGGGCGTGGAATTGTTAACTTCGTCGTAAACTGGGAAGTAAGGTGGTGTGAGCGCTAACTGGGACGCTGCGCATACTTCGAACTCGACGTCGTCTAATTGGTTCTTGATGGTCAAGTGGGAAAGAAATCGTCCCTTGGTTTCGGCGTTGCTCGCTGACCAGGCAACGGTTAGGTTGGTCTTCACCTCTTCTTTTGTGAGAGGGATGTGGATATGGAAGTCCAACACTCCCGCCTGGGCTAACACGATGCCTTTGGCTGCTTCCTCCAGGAATCGCATCTTACGCTGTTCGCTGTCTTGATTCTCGGCGAATGCTTCCGTCGCGTTGACCAATTGTGTCCATTGGCTAGCATCTTCGGTGCCAGCTTCCACATCCAAGGTACCGTAAGAGGCACTCAAAACCAACGGCTCTCCCTCATCAGATCTCTCATCCATGATTACGGCCACGTTGTGGTATTCGCTTTGTCTGTCCTGCATTGGGAACCTGCTCCACGATCTACCCCAAACATCCTCGTTCGACGCGTCGGCGGCCGCCTCCATCCTGAATATCGTATTTGATATAGGCTGACTGTCATGTCTTATTTCGTCGTTGTGCAAACGCCGTGTGTCAAACGCCGACTGCTTCAGCAAAGGCTGTAAATCCATGACATTATGGATCGAGGTGTACGGTGTCCGCCTACGTAGCAGCACCGTGTTAGGCTTGTCGCTCTTTAGTGGCCAAATCTTCAGCTGTACGCTCTTCTTCGGAGCACTGACCTCCACAGAGGTCTTCAGGGGAAGGTAAACCTGCGTGTGCTTGTCTACACCGGCAACGAAATGGCGATGATCGAACGGCGTTACGAAACCTATATTCCTCTGCGTTTTCTGAATCATCGCGAACTGGAAGTCGGACTCGAAGCGACCCAGTTTGTAATTATCTGTCGAACTCAGCTTGTGCAGAGTGCATTCGCATAAGCTGTACACGAAAGGCAAGCCAGTATCGGTCGTGTCACCTATCATCATCTCGTGCAAATTCAGTATGTGCGTATTGTGGAAAGCTCCGTCTTTCCTGGCTGTCAGGTGCTCGACGATCTCTGTAAAATTTAAAACGTATTATTATGACAATCGTAATTTTGTCAGAAATTGGAAACTAGGTGTGAAATTCGAGCAGTTTTAGCAAGAACAGGTAATGTATGATCTGTGGTTACAGACAACTTACTGTTAGGAAGGTTGCGAACAGTGTTCTCGTCATAAGGAATGAAACGCGACAGGAACTTCGTCCTCCACAAGAAATTTCCTTCCAGCAATACAGGTATATCGCCCACGATATTCAGTTCGTCGGCGATCTTCTCGGTGGCCGTTTTCACGAGGGGCCGTTTATCGGAGGGTATCAGAGCGTCGATAAGAGAGTCCATGTTGGGAATCATAGTCATAAGTTCTACAGGGGATCCTTTGAAGTTGCCATCATAAAGGATCGACGCAAGGTAGATGGTACGAGGGATCGGGCTATTGTCGCTGCCGATGTAATTAAGAAGAGTGTTAGTGAAAAGGTTCTCTTCTTTCATCTTGTTAAAGATGAATTCGTGGGATTTCAGCAGGTCGTAATCCTTGCTGTCCAATAACTTCAACGCAGCCCGAGCATTCTTCGCCAACGATTGCCATTCTGGGTCAGATAAATCTTCCAGGCCCTGAAGGGTGGACTTCACCGCGGACTTGACCTGTTTGCTGCTGTCGTTGTTGCTGAACTGCACGATTTCACGCAGCACCTCCAGAGGAGGATTCGTCATTGGAATCAGAAAGACGGCCATGCAACGTACCTCCTGACTCTCCGTCGTGTTCATGTAGATCTGTTTCAAGCCCGGCAGTGCCTTCTTCGGATGATTCGCGACAAAGTTACTCAAACTGGCGAGAATTAACGTCTTCTGGAAGGCTGTCATTTTCTCCCTGCCTGTCAGGAAAGGCTCGAAGACGGGGAGCACCT
This Megachile rotundata isolate GNS110a chromosome 7, iyMegRotu1, whole genome shotgun sequence DNA region includes the following protein-coding sequences:
- the LOC100877204 gene encoding vitellogenin, producing MWLPLTLLVLAGVVSAESNYGWKVGNEYSYMVQSRTFTNLAEFPKDYAGILMKAHLTVQVKEDGKLTAKLTKDQYSHVHSNLSRGWDEYILDLLLMPHDIPISEKPFDIKLKDGLIDTVIVEEDVPNWEVVLLKSIISQFQVDIKGKKLVEGHDVKVPDENDPRGGFTVLEDYFAGLNEVRYDFKPLSEQQFRTRPELVPKPELKGSGQHIDIVKTKSYDRYPEMSEKVFGMTRQMKKEPKTNKNLMSKSSTSRIVISGSLKDFVIQSAVSTSKTTITPSFNDAQNSTVLSKLSLTLEDMHEIKTPMPSPTKPKSTGYRISFETTPSSLEDAPKHPVWPNIIDYGGKFIGHSREFNGLAAVGNLLGHISNELLKPNTIPEKKTLDKFTQLVNIIRNMNRNQIAEAENSLEISPKKLKWGDKADTIRQNRWSVFRDAVTQAGTGPALLTIKNWVENGELRSEEAAEMLSKIPATARQITAKYTEAFFELATHPQVTQTALLNVTAITAFSELLFLSQGNDKSIYKFYPVHTTGRPSDEQYSDIVNNYIPYLGVQLKKAVDDGDSARIQTYIVALGTIGMYEVLPVFEPFLTGREKMTAFQKTLILASLSNFVANHPKKALPGLKQIYMNTTESQEVRCMAVFLIPMTNPPLEVLREIVQFSNNDSSKQVKSAVKSTLQGLEDLSDPEWQSLAKNARAALKLLDSKDYDLLKSHEFIFNKMKEENLFTNTLLNYIGSDNSPIPRTIYLASILYDGNFKGSPVELMTMIPNMDSLIDALIPSDKRPLVKTATEKIADELNIVGDIPVLLEGNFLWRTKFLSRFIPYDENTVRNLPNKIVEHLTARKDGAFHNTHILNLHEMMIGDTTDTGLPFVYSLCECTLHKLSSTDNYKLGRFESDFQFAMIQKTQRNIGFVTPFDHRHFVAGVDKHTQVYLPLKTSVEVSAPKKSVQLKIWPLKSDKPNTVLLRRRTPYTSIHNVMDLQPLLKQSAFDTRRLHNDEIRHDSQPISNTIFRMEAAADASNEDVWGRSWSRFPMQDRQSEYHNVAVIMDERSDEGEPLVLSASYGTLDVEAGTEDASQWTQLVNATEAFAENQDSEQRKMRFLEEAAKGIVLAQAGVLDFHIHIPLTKEEVKTNLTVAWSASNAETKGRFLSHLTIKNQLDDVEFEVCAASQLALTPPYFPVYDEVNNSTPKVEFDVDIRHGENCPEDKRLNIIGTGTRSNELKEDINDISVVKECKKQMEQGNKLLRACQKAGDKALQVDELQISLQTGCRRTHRNIENLFSDLISFRIVDGTVIDSQPEDMDEGKLTLKAKISKNMKSANFSVQSMNMNMKMNDVNLDYFEDSSEEEEDEVDNSWLMDDDVSTCVMDLNRAETFDGKEFPLKLSSCWQVLMTTYPKLNPRKPSEKLAMSEDESVSILAREINGQKEVKVILGQNEIQLLPGIELPEVLVNGQKVPVAGTVTHQVRQDDDVVFEIFQRGSHYISVVSEEYDVTLTYDGKRLMIEEPEMFSYSLRGLCGNYDGNSENDFMSPGNCPLTKPEEFIASYTLTKEQCEGENLQKVKSLQKPACATISRR